The Natranaeroarchaeum aerophilus DNA segment CTGCCGATCGGCAAGGCCTTCTCGGTGATGGACCAGATCATCGCCGAGACGGTCAAGGGAATCTCGGAAACGATCACCCAGCCGAGTCTGATCAATCTGGACTACGCCGATATGACGACCATCATGAACCAGGGTGGCGTCGCAGTGATGCTCGTCGGCGAGACACAGGACAAGAACAAGACAGAAGAAGTAGTCAAGGACGCGATGAACCATCCACTGCTTGATGTCGACTACCGCGGCGCGAGCGGCGGGCTGGTTCACATTACTGGCGGCCCCGACCTCACACTGAAGGAGGCCGAGGGCATCGCGGACAATATTACCGAGCGACTGGAAGCCAGCGCGAACGTCATCTGGGGGGCCCGAATCCAGGAGGAGTACAAGGGCAAGGTCCGCGTGATGGCGATCATGACCGGCGTCCAGAGCGCGCAGGTGCTTGGTCCGACGACGCAAAAGCAGGCCAACAAGTCCCGCGAGAGTCTCCAGGGCGCGAACGAAGCATCCTTTGACGCCAGCCAGAATCTCGACGACTCGGGAAGTCAGGGTAACTTTGGCGCTCAGAGCGACGGCGGAAAGAATACCGTCGAGAAGCAAAACGGCCTCGACGTCATCCGGTAGCTGAATCTTCCTTTTCCGGCGGCGTCGTTCGGAAACGCTGATTTACTCGCATCACTAACAGCGATGTATAGTGACGATCAGCACCTCTCGGCGTCGGCTGCTGGCCGCCAGTTGTGGGCTCACATTCGGAGCGATAGCTGGATGTACGGAGAATGAGGACGGACATACCACGTATGACATCGAAAACCAGCGATCCGAGGGGGTAGCTATCGACTTTCGGATGTACACAATGGGAGAGCTCGTCATTGCCCGGGAGTACGAACTCGACTCGGGTGAGACTCGCCGGGAAGAAAACGCGCTGGCAGGGACGGAGTTCGAAGTCGAAGTGACCATCGACGAGGAGACGGCGACGTACGACCTCGAGCAGAAGGGCTGTGACGATCAGGAGCTACGAATCCGGATTCGGGACGACGAGGTTGTGTTCGACTCCGACGACTGCGAGTGAGAGGAGTTCCCCGTCTTACACCGACTGG contains these protein-coding regions:
- the ftsZ gene encoding cell division protein FtsZ, with protein sequence MQDIVQDALENAEEEKREMDAAADDDEFGDPRIVIVGAGGAGNNTVNRLYNIGVEGAETIAINTDKQHLKMIEADTKILVGKSLTNGLGAGGDPSMGERATEMAQGTVKEVLGNADLVFVTAGMGGGTGTGAAPVVSKIAKEQGAIVVGMVSTPFNVERARTVKAEEGLEKLRDEADSIIVLDNNRLLEYVPNLPIGKAFSVMDQIIAETVKGISETITQPSLINLDYADMTTIMNQGGVAVMLVGETQDKNKTEEVVKDAMNHPLLDVDYRGASGGLVHITGGPDLTLKEAEGIADNITERLEASANVIWGARIQEEYKGKVRVMAIMTGVQSAQVLGPTTQKQANKSRESLQGANEASFDASQNLDDSGSQGNFGAQSDGGKNTVEKQNGLDVIR